Below is a genomic region from Paenibacillus rhizovicinus.
GTCAGTACGCGGTGGCGCTGCGCACGTCGGACGGCGGACTGGAAGGGGAATTGCTGCGGAAGCCGCTGCGCGCCGGCTTGCACGAATGGCGGGCGGAAGCGAAGACGGGTCCTTACTCCGATTATTATATTGCCATCCTGCGTAATGACACGGATCGAGGAAGCCTGATTATCGATCAATTCGCCGTCGACGAGATCGCCGGTTAGCGTTTAATTAGCATTCATACATTCGTTGAGCTGAAAGGCGGAGTCGCGATGAAAATCGGTTTAAGCACATACAGTTTATTGAAGTCCCTTACTTCCGGAGAAATGACGGTTCTGGATGCCGTGGACTGGATCGCCGCTAATGGCGGCGAACATATGGAAATCGTGCCGTACGGCTTCACGCTCGTCGACAATCCGGAATTGGCCGACGCGGTGCGCGAGCGCGCGAAGGAAGCGGGCATCGCGTTGTCGAATTATTCCATGCCGGCGAATTTCGTGCAGCCGGACGAAGCGTCGTTCGAAGCGGAGATGGACCGCATGAGGACGCATGTCGATCTCGTTCATCGTCTTGGCATGACGCATATGCGCCATGACGTCACGGCGTTCACGATCGGGAAGGAGCAGATGACGATCGCCTGGTTCGAGGAGAGCTTGCCGCTCATCGTCAAGGGCAGCCGGATCGTCGCCGATTATGCGGCGAAGTACGGCATAACGACGACGATCGAGAATCACGGCTTCAGCGTGCAGGCAAGCGACCGGGTGCAGCGCGTGCTGCAGGCGGTGAACCGCCCGAATTTCAAGACGACGCTCGACATCGGCAATTTCATGTGCGTGGACGAGCATCCGGTTATCGGCGTCATGAAGAACCTGCCTTATGCCTCGTTGGTTCATTTCAAGGATTTCTACTTCCGGCCGTTCGACGAGCCGCCCGGCGGAGGGGACTGGTTCCGCAGCAGCAACGGCAACTATTTGCGCGGCGCGATCGTCGGCCATGGCGAAATTCCGATCCGCCGCATCGTCAAGCTGATCAAGGCAGCCGGATACGACGGCAACATCACGGTTGAATTCGAAGGCATGGAAGAATGCAAGACGGCTTCGCGGATCGCGATGGACAATCTTCGCCTTCTGTGGCAGGAAGCCTAACACCACCATTCGTTGACGGGGAAGGCGGATTTTAAAATGAAGCCCAACATTCTGCTCATTACGGTCGATCAAATGCGCGCGGACTGTTTAGGCGTGCTTGGCCATCCCGTCGTGGAGACGCCGAATTTGGACCATCTGGCCCGCGGCGGCGTTCTATTTCGGTCCGCCTATTCGGCGGTGCCGACATGCGTGCCGGCCAGGGCGGCGCTCTTGACGGGAATGAGCCAGCGTTCGCACGGCAAGGTCGGCTATCAAGACCGCGTGCCATGGGAGTTCGAGCATACGATGGCCGGGGAGCTCGCGGCAGCCGGCTATCATACGCAGTGCGTCGGCAAGATGCATGTTTATCCGGCCCGGCATCTATGCGGTTTTCATAATGTCGTGCTGCATGACGGCTATTTGCATCATAACCGCAAGAAGCTTAACAATACGGTCGATGCCCATTTCGATCAAGTCGACGATTATTTGACGTGGCTGAGACAGACCGCGGGCGCGCGGCTGGATATTACCGACAACGGCCTGGATTGCAATGCCTCGACCGTAGCAAGGCCTTGGCATATGGCGGAAGAGCTGCATCCGACGAATTGGACGGTTACGCAGTCGATCGATTTCTTGCGGCGGAGGGATCCGAGCAAGCCTTTCTTCTTATATACCTCGTTCGTTCGTCCGCATTCTCCGCTTGATCCGCCGCAGGCGTATCTGGATCTGTACAGGGAGCTTGAATTTCCGGAGCCTCCCGTCGGAAACTGGGTGGATCGCGAAGCGGCAGAGCAGGGAGTCTCCGATCCGACGGCGATCTTCGGCAAGCTTCCGAGGCGCAGGCTGGACCGCGCCCGCGCAGCTTATTATGCGCTGATCACGCATATCGACGATCAAATCGGCCGGCTGTTGAACGCGCTGCAAGAATACGGCGTATCGGAGAACACGGTCATTCTGTTCGCGTCTGACCATGGGGAAATGCTGGGCGACCACCATTACTTCCGCAAAGCGCTGCCGTATGAAGGGAGTGCCAAGGTGCCGTTCATCGTAAGCGATCCCGGCGGCCGGCTCGGTTTACGCCAAGGCAGCGAGTCCAATGAAGTCGTCGAGC
It encodes:
- a CDS encoding arylsulfatase translates to MKPNILLITVDQMRADCLGVLGHPVVETPNLDHLARGGVLFRSAYSAVPTCVPARAALLTGMSQRSHGKVGYQDRVPWEFEHTMAGELAAAGYHTQCVGKMHVYPARHLCGFHNVVLHDGYLHHNRKKLNNTVDAHFDQVDDYLTWLRQTAGARLDITDNGLDCNASTVARPWHMAEELHPTNWTVTQSIDFLRRRDPSKPFFLYTSFVRPHSPLDPPQAYLDLYRELEFPEPPVGNWVDREAAEQGVSDPTAIFGKLPRRRLDRARAAYYALITHIDDQIGRLLNALQEYGVSENTVILFASDHGEMLGDHHYFRKALPYEGSAKVPFIVSDPGGRLGLRQGSESNEVVELRDIMPTLLDLAGVPIPAAVDGSSVLPLCRGEQTEWRSYIHGEHSYGALSNQFATDGSEKYIWFSQTGEEQLFDLKHDPEEKTNLAGIESWNDKLLAWRRRVITELTGREEGYVRDGRLVAGRQPLTLLTAAARD
- a CDS encoding sugar phosphate isomerase/epimerase family protein, which codes for MKIGLSTYSLLKSLTSGEMTVLDAVDWIAANGGEHMEIVPYGFTLVDNPELADAVRERAKEAGIALSNYSMPANFVQPDEASFEAEMDRMRTHVDLVHRLGMTHMRHDVTAFTIGKEQMTIAWFEESLPLIVKGSRIVADYAAKYGITTTIENHGFSVQASDRVQRVLQAVNRPNFKTTLDIGNFMCVDEHPVIGVMKNLPYASLVHFKDFYFRPFDEPPGGGDWFRSSNGNYLRGAIVGHGEIPIRRIVKLIKAAGYDGNITVEFEGMEECKTASRIAMDNLRLLWQEA